Proteins from a genomic interval of Streptomyces sp. NBC_00820:
- a CDS encoding B12-binding domain-containing radical SAM protein, whose translation MPALTTTTPTNTEKPLRDADLIVGADPARSLDALFVNAPLRDYALRPRVNDYTLPVLGMAYIATYARQAGFNVGILDAEAHGLGIERTIGIINAARPRWAGMNLLAPTYELSARIAAGLDEGIALVVGGHHAKAMPERVLADPRMARLRALVLGEGEPRVAALLADESRRRELPGVMWRDRLLGTPVVGMARGRDAGRWLSPDIDALPLVDRVFLPQDPYVAGDGRVEANIVGSRGCPYDCGFCGAAVSANPDIKIRTRSPEGIIEELETLNAEYGVTAFRFVDDLFLGAARVIKPSMEAFTAHRIGERYVWDATGRINVLHRADDAMLDNLADNGLREVALGIESGSDRVLASMDKRITAEMTASVAGRLMARGINVKGYFILGYPGERREDLDATVRHIHQLWDVADRLPGTFRASVFEFRPYPGTPVWQRLIQDGHDADQMLAYGDVDLTDQGADESMRARDEFNFSVGIQFADTPLAVLRGHLADLTREQHTRGSAEKTAV comes from the coding sequence ATGCCGGCCCTGACAACCACCACGCCGACGAACACCGAGAAGCCGCTTCGGGACGCCGACCTCATCGTGGGCGCTGATCCCGCACGGTCGCTGGACGCTCTGTTCGTCAACGCTCCCCTGCGGGACTACGCCCTACGTCCCCGGGTGAACGACTACACGCTGCCCGTGCTCGGCATGGCCTACATCGCCACCTACGCCCGGCAGGCCGGATTCAACGTCGGCATACTCGATGCCGAGGCCCACGGGCTCGGCATCGAGCGGACCATCGGCATCATCAACGCCGCCCGGCCCCGCTGGGCCGGAATGAACCTGCTGGCGCCCACGTACGAGCTGTCCGCGCGGATCGCCGCCGGGCTGGACGAGGGGATCGCGCTCGTCGTCGGCGGGCACCACGCCAAGGCCATGCCGGAGCGTGTGCTCGCCGACCCGCGCATGGCGCGGCTGCGCGCGCTGGTGCTGGGCGAGGGCGAGCCGCGCGTCGCCGCGCTGCTCGCCGACGAGTCACGCCGCCGCGAGCTGCCCGGCGTGATGTGGCGCGACCGGCTGCTGGGCACCCCGGTCGTGGGGATGGCCCGGGGCCGGGACGCCGGGCGCTGGCTCTCCCCGGACATCGACGCCCTGCCTCTCGTCGACCGGGTGTTCCTTCCGCAGGACCCCTACGTGGCGGGCGACGGCCGCGTCGAGGCGAACATCGTCGGCTCCCGCGGCTGCCCGTACGACTGCGGTTTCTGCGGCGCGGCGGTGTCCGCCAACCCCGACATCAAGATCCGTACCCGCTCGCCCGAGGGCATCATCGAGGAACTGGAGACGCTCAACGCCGAGTACGGTGTCACGGCCTTCCGGTTCGTGGACGACCTGTTCCTCGGCGCCGCGCGCGTCATCAAGCCCTCCATGGAGGCGTTCACCGCGCACAGGATCGGTGAACGGTACGTATGGGACGCCACCGGCCGGATCAACGTCCTGCACCGCGCCGACGACGCCATGCTCGACAACCTGGCCGACAACGGGCTGCGCGAAGTGGCGCTCGGTATCGAATCCGGCAGCGACCGGGTACTGGCGTCCATGGACAAGCGCATCACGGCCGAGATGACCGCGTCGGTGGCCGGCCGGCTCATGGCCCGGGGCATCAACGTGAAGGGGTACTTCATCCTCGGGTACCCCGGCGAACGGCGCGAGGACCTCGACGCGACCGTGCGGCACATCCACCAGTTGTGGGACGTCGCCGACCGGCTGCCGGGCACCTTCCGCGCCTCGGTGTTCGAGTTCCGCCCCTACCCGGGCACGCCGGTGTGGCAGCGTCTCATCCAGGACGGGCACGACGCGGACCAGATGCTCGCCTACGGCGACGTCGACCTGACCGACCAGGGTGCCGACGAAAGCATGCGCGCGCGGGACGAGTTCAACTTCTCGGTCGGCATCCAGTTCGCCGACACTCCGCTGGCCGTGCTGCGCGGCCACCTCGCCGACCTGACCCGGGAACAGCACACACGCGGCAGTGCCGAGAAGACAGCCGTCTGA